One genomic window of Deltaproteobacteria bacterium includes the following:
- a CDS encoding peptide chain release factor N(5)-glutamine methyltransferase, whose protein sequence is MKPVLSHLNEAIEQLTKAGMESPQLDAEVLLAHALGCERHEVYCTPHPPKSWRMLRDPAKPGLDAATTGYLLPYGNLEVFKSYVERRLKNEPIAYIVGYKEFWSLKIKVTPAVLIPRPATENLVEKALEILDHGLWTVNHRPKILDLCTGSGAIAAALAKELPTANIVAADISAEALQVAKENLKFAEDRVTLVQSNLFEKIT, encoded by the coding sequence GTGAAACCTGTTTTGTCCCATTTAAATGAAGCCATCGAACAGCTCACAAAGGCGGGCATGGAATCGCCCCAACTCGACGCCGAGGTATTGCTGGCGCACGCGCTGGGTTGCGAACGGCACGAAGTTTATTGTACTCCGCATCCGCCAAAAAGCTGGCGGATGCTTCGCGACCCGGCAAAGCCGGGTCTTGACGCGGCTACCACAGGGTACCTGTTACCATATGGTAATTTGGAGGTGTTTAAGAGTTATGTGGAACGTCGGCTGAAAAATGAACCCATTGCCTATATTGTCGGCTACAAAGAATTCTGGTCGCTGAAAATTAAAGTGACGCCGGCGGTTTTGATTCCACGACCAGCAACGGAAAATCTGGTGGAGAAAGCGCTGGAGATACTGGACCATGGACTATGGACTGTGAACCATAGACCTAAAATACTTGATTTATGCACAGGCAGTGGCGCCATTGCCGCCGCCTTGGCCAAGGAATTGCCAACGGCAAACATTGTTGCCGCGGATATTTCCGCAGAAGCCCTGCAAGTAGCCAAAGAAAATTTGAAATTCGCTGAAGACCGTGTCACGTTGGTTCAAAGCAATCTCTTTGAAAAAATCACG
- the prfA gene encoding peptide chain release factor 1, with protein MYTKIEKLIGHYEDLNRKLSDPKVIGDNQLFQKLSKERSDLVPLVETYQQYKLVEVDLQQNKELLEQENDPEIRQMAKEEVPILEKKISDLGERLKFLLLPKDPNDDKNVFLEIRAGTGGDEAALFASDLFRMYSRFAETQRWKVEVVESSVIGIGGLKEIIVQINGQNVYSLLKYESGVHRVQRVPKTEQQGRVHTSAVTVAVLPEPDEVEVQIEDKDLRIDTYTAGGPGGQHVNKTQSAVRITHIPSGLVVACQDERSQHKNKARAMKLLKVKLFDKMLQEQQAEIAKTRKGMVGTGDRSEKIRTYNFPQNRLTDHRIGLTLYQLDKIMDGHLEEVLSPIRTHFQTEALKAENL; from the coding sequence ATGTACACCAAAATTGAAAAATTAATTGGGCATTATGAAGATTTGAACCGCAAACTTTCGGATCCGAAAGTAATCGGAGACAATCAACTCTTTCAAAAACTTTCCAAAGAGAGATCGGACCTTGTGCCGCTCGTGGAGACTTATCAACAATACAAACTGGTTGAAGTAGACTTACAGCAAAACAAGGAACTGCTGGAGCAGGAGAACGATCCCGAAATTCGTCAAATGGCCAAGGAAGAAGTTCCGATTTTGGAAAAGAAAATTTCTGATCTGGGAGAACGATTGAAATTTCTTCTCCTTCCCAAAGATCCCAACGATGACAAAAACGTTTTCTTGGAAATTCGCGCAGGCACCGGCGGAGATGAAGCCGCTCTTTTTGCCTCCGATCTTTTCCGCATGTATTCGCGCTTTGCGGAAACACAGCGATGGAAAGTGGAGGTTGTGGAATCCAGTGTTATTGGCATCGGCGGACTTAAAGAAATCATCGTCCAGATCAACGGACAAAATGTCTACAGTCTTTTAAAATATGAAAGCGGTGTGCATCGCGTGCAAAGAGTTCCCAAAACAGAACAACAGGGACGCGTACACACTTCTGCCGTCACCGTGGCGGTTTTGCCGGAACCCGACGAAGTGGAAGTTCAGATTGAAGATAAAGATCTTCGGATCGACACCTACACCGCGGGTGGACCCGGAGGACAACACGTTAACAAAACACAATCAGCGGTCCGGATCACCCATATCCCTTCAGGACTTGTGGTTGCCTGTCAGGATGAGCGCTCACAGCACAAAAACAAGGCGCGCGCGATGAAACTGTTGAAAGTCAAACTCTTCGACAAAATGTTGCAAGAGCAACAGGCTGAAATTGCAAAAACGCGCAAAGGCATGGTGGGAACCGGAGACCGGAGCGAAAAAATCCGCACCTACAATTTTCCGCAAAACCGCCTAACCGATCACCGCATCGGGCTCACGCTTTACCAACTCGATAAAATTATGGACGGGCATTTAGAAGAGGTCCTCTCCCCCATCCGAACTCATTTCCAAACCGAAGCACTCAAGGCAGAAAATCTGTGA